The Campylobacter curvus genome includes the window GGAAATTTAGATGATCCTACCTTTGGTGGTCAGGTAAAGCTATACAAGGCAGATAAATATGAAGATAAGGGCATGGTTTTAAGCGACATTGAGGCTAAAGACCTTGCGATAGATGATACGAGTGATGCTAGTGGCATGACTTTCAATGAAGCTATAAATTTCTTTCAAAAGCTCTTTTCAAATAGAGCCAAAAGCTTTAAATCCAATCTAACATCAACTACCAAAAGCGAGAGCAAAGCTGACATGGTCACACTAAAGAGCGCATTTGAAAACTATGTATCAAACACGAGTATTTCAAACAACTGGAGTGATAGCACATTTGGTCTTGTTAGATATGTAGGAAAGCTGATGTTTATGAAATTTGGTGATGGGCTAGATATTAAAAAGATAAAAAGAGATGACTTACTAAATTTTAGAAATGTCTTACTACAACTACCAACCAAGCTCTCTCAAAATAGTCTCTATAAAGATAAAAGCTTAGATGAGATCATAGCTTTAGCAAAGGATAGACCAAAAATTTCTAAATCAACCATTAAGAAGTATATTGTTAGAGTTAGTGAGTTTTTTAAATACTGCTACGATAGTGATTATATAGATAAGAACCCAGCTATAGATCTGCAAATAAATATAAACCAAGATGATGTTACAAATAAAAACCCTTATGAAGATAGTGACGTAAACGCACTTTTGGATATTGTGAGTAAGATCAGATCAAGTGGAGATACCAAAAGCCAAAGGATTAGCAAAGATGAGCTATTTTTTGTTACTCATATAGCAGCTTACTCTGGCATGAGACTAAATGAGATAATCCAGCTAAACACAGATGACATAGTTGAAAAATATAACATAGTATGCTTTAGTTTAAATACAAAAATAGATGTAAAAACAGGCAAGAGTAAGACTTTAAAGACTAGAAACTCTGTAAGGATAGTCCCTATCCACTCTAAGCTAAGTAGCATTGGACTGTTTGAATTTATAGAGAGCAAAAAGAAGCTAGCTAGGAAATGCGGCAAAGCAGTTAGGTTATTTAACTGTGATAATAAAGACTTTTCTGAGTATTTTAGAAAGAATATCAATACTAAAGTTATAAAAGATAGTGATAAAACAAGGACATTTCACTCATTTAGACACACTTTCATAAACAAGCTCATCCAAAGTGGCCAGAGGGTCGAGCATATAGCTGCTCTGGTAGGATACGAGCAACAATACAAGATCACTATGAATACTTATGGCGAACCAGTAACTCCTAAAATTCTAAAGGATCTAGTCGAGGAGATAAATTTTTATCAAGGAGGGGAAGGGTGAGCGTAGTAAACTATTTAAAATGATGGGATTGTTAGCATAAATAGTAAAGATTGATTTATAATTTAAGGTTATTTAAGATTCTAAAATTATGCTTAATTTTATGGCTTTTTAATATTTTGCTATATGTTATTTGATTTATCTTAAACGGATCAATAAACAACGAAAAACATAACCTAAACCAGCTTGCATCTATATTCTATATATGGTATTTGCTATCAAAAAGTCATCTTGTATTTCATTTGGGCGAGGATACTTTTTGTCCGACAAGTCAGACAAAACACCTCGTTAGGGATAGTCCCTAAAACCCTATTTTCACACTCTTTTCTTCATTTTTTAGTGCAACTTCAAGCTCAAGTCTATGGCAAAAGTCGTCGCCGTTTTTTATAGGTCTAAATTTAGCTTGTCTTCTC containing:
- a CDS encoding tyrosine-type recombinase/integrase, with product MQYLIKRNGIYYFRVAIPLYLRPYFGNKTEYITSFLTKRFDTAKNRAKIYSIIFNAIKKAWKMNLSSELIEYLVLMLLKAKEAKSIKEHDMLGRYINLDGLLSLNLFLKQSLKEDSLPSAISKEVDDICKKLSCTDSHTKKLLGKRVLEATIDNINHISYKMCKNQKLLNDKQQIFVPLGKKHKSANLDDSVKEEIAKGVKEANIDSYQDDIETLKKQNLVLPFTKKSLKYSICELRDAINELAKQKGALTQNDILRIFGCELSLDGDSELSDDLKFGYGNLDDPTFGGQVKLYKADKYEDKGMVLSDIEAKDLAIDDTSDASGMTFNEAINFFQKLFSNRAKSFKSNLTSTTKSESKADMVTLKSAFENYVSNTSISNNWSDSTFGLVRYVGKLMFMKFGDGLDIKKIKRDDLLNFRNVLLQLPTKLSQNSLYKDKSLDEIIALAKDRPKISKSTIKKYIVRVSEFFKYCYDSDYIDKNPAIDLQININQDDVTNKNPYEDSDVNALLDIVSKIRSSGDTKSQRISKDELFFVTHIAAYSGMRLNEIIQLNTDDIVEKYNIVCFSLNTKIDVKTGKSKTLKTRNSVRIVPIHSKLSSIGLFEFIESKKKLARKCGKAVRLFNCDNKDFSEYFRKNINTKVIKDSDKTRTFHSFRHTFINKLIQSGQRVEHIAALVGYEQQYKITMNTYGEPVTPKILKDLVEEINFYQGGEG